One window of Phycisphaerales bacterium AB-hyl4 genomic DNA carries:
- a CDS encoding MFS transporter: MSSSSSGVRADADVANLSSELSPGAAVSSDSRFFYGWAMLPLATMALIATAPGQTFGVSAFNDSFRTALGLSHSQLTGAYMVGTLLAAIPMGYVGALMDRHGLRVTITAVVILFGGVCLYTSQVNSLPGLFFAFLFLRMLGAGALGLLSGNALAFWFERRLGTVEGLRHMGMAGAIAVVPALNLWLIDAVGWRWAYAILGLSVWAVMLPALAWFWRDRPEQVGQYKDGLPHGSADGTVVESAEDEARTSLTLREAMASRAYWVIIVCIGMWSMLGTALFFNALPLFTARGLGTADVAWLFTVFAVSLAVMHVIGGLLADRMPLNLLLASAMAALAGAMAMAWRLESAAWVYPLGMLIGLAQGLIVSTISPVWPRFFGRAYMGRIRGTSATVAVAASSFGPFLMGAGYDLLGSYDTVMLLFTLLPLPMVGLALIATTPAKRRQRLQRLVA; encoded by the coding sequence GTGTCCAGCAGCAGCAGCGGTGTCCGCGCGGACGCCGACGTGGCCAATTTGTCATCCGAGCTATCACCTGGAGCCGCCGTCAGCAGCGACAGCCGCTTCTTCTACGGCTGGGCGATGCTGCCGCTGGCGACGATGGCGTTGATCGCCACCGCCCCGGGCCAGACTTTCGGCGTCTCTGCATTCAACGATTCGTTCCGCACCGCCCTGGGCCTCAGCCACAGCCAGTTGACCGGGGCGTATATGGTCGGCACGCTCCTCGCCGCGATACCGATGGGCTATGTCGGGGCCCTGATGGACCGCCACGGCCTGCGGGTGACTATCACCGCGGTAGTCATTCTCTTTGGCGGCGTGTGCCTCTACACCTCGCAAGTCAACAGCCTTCCGGGCCTGTTTTTCGCATTCCTTTTCCTGCGCATGCTTGGGGCCGGGGCGCTGGGCCTGCTCAGCGGCAATGCGCTGGCGTTCTGGTTTGAGCGGCGTCTCGGCACCGTCGAGGGACTGCGTCACATGGGCATGGCGGGCGCTATCGCCGTCGTGCCCGCGCTGAACCTCTGGCTGATCGATGCGGTCGGTTGGCGATGGGCCTATGCCATCCTCGGGCTATCCGTATGGGCGGTGATGCTGCCGGCGCTGGCGTGGTTCTGGCGCGATCGGCCGGAGCAGGTCGGTCAGTACAAGGACGGCCTGCCACATGGCTCGGCCGACGGGACGGTTGTTGAGTCGGCCGAGGACGAGGCACGCACCTCGCTGACACTGCGAGAAGCAATGGCGAGCCGGGCCTACTGGGTCATCATCGTGTGCATCGGCATGTGGTCGATGCTCGGCACGGCCCTGTTTTTCAACGCGCTGCCGCTTTTCACTGCACGCGGGCTCGGCACCGCCGACGTGGCCTGGCTTTTCACCGTCTTCGCGGTCTCGCTGGCGGTAATGCACGTGATCGGCGGACTGCTGGCCGACCGAATGCCGTTGAACCTGCTTCTGGCGTCTGCCATGGCCGCGTTGGCCGGGGCGATGGCCATGGCGTGGCGGCTGGAGTCGGCGGCGTGGGTCTATCCGTTGGGCATGTTGATCGGGTTGGCCCAAGGGTTGATCGTGTCGACGATCAGCCCGGTCTGGCCACGGTTCTTCGGCCGAGCGTACATGGGGCGCATTCGCGGCACGTCGGCGACGGTGGCGGTGGCTGCCTCGAGCTTCGGGCCCTTCCTCATGGGCGCGGGGTATGACCTGCTGGGCAGCTATGACACGGTCATGCTGCTGTTCACGCTCCTCCCGTTGCCGATGGTCGGCCTGGCCCTGATCGCCACCACGCCCGCCAAGCGCCGACAGCGGCTGCAACGTCTGGTTGCTTGA
- a CDS encoding response regulator yields the protein MEKTSNQPRLLLVDDHQDTLTLQAILLRREGFDVVTSGDAETALAQAAEGKVDLVVSDLRLPDRDGVELMQELHKRYGLYGVALTGAADAGRAADRVDAGFVEVLIKPVAPEQLVKVIRHALSEVDNASSQ from the coding sequence ATGGAAAAGACTTCGAATCAGCCACGCCTCCTGCTCGTTGACGACCACCAGGACACGCTTACCCTCCAGGCGATCCTCCTGCGACGAGAAGGGTTTGACGTGGTTACATCCGGTGACGCCGAGACGGCGTTGGCGCAGGCGGCCGAGGGCAAGGTGGATCTGGTCGTCAGTGACTTGCGCCTGCCTGATCGGGATGGCGTTGAGTTGATGCAGGAGCTTCACAAACGCTATGGTCTCTACGGCGTCGCTTTGACAGGTGCCGCCGATGCCGGCCGGGCGGCAGACCGAGTCGACGCTGGTTTCGTCGAGGTCTTGATCAAGCCGGTAGCACCAGAGCAACTCGTGAAGGTCATCAGACATGCCCTCTCAGAGGTTGATAATGCCTCAAGTCAGTGA
- a CDS encoding HAMP domain-containing protein: MPIRTINKRNGLNGASRLTGTLPKPAPRLKAGGAARRKQAEGEGLDKRELLEALIALQKGDFTTRLPMDLAGLDGKIADTFNAVVETNQRMTGELKRLSVTVGKEGRISQRASFGEVQGSWADSANSVNTLITNLVHPTRETARVIGAVAHGDLTQTMALEIEGRPLDGEFLRTAKIVNRMVDQLSSFTSEVTRVAREVGTEGKLGGQANVSGVAGTWKDLTDSVNSMAGNLTSQVRNIAAVTTAVANGDLSKKITVDVKGEMLELKDTVNTMVDQLNSFASEVTRVAREVGTEGKLGGQASVPGIAGTWKDLTDNVNSMAGNLTSQVRNIAAVTTAVANGDLSKKITVDVKGEIAELKNTINTMVDQLRSFASEVTRVAREVGTEGKLGGQARVPGVAGTWKDLTDNVNSMAGNLTSQVRNIAAVTTAVANGDLSKKITVDVKGEILELKDTINTMVDQLSSFASEVTRVAREVGTEGQLGGQAGVPGVAGTWKDLTDSVNSMAGNLTIQLRDVSKVATAIATGDLTQKITVDASGEILQIKNVTNTMVDQLSSFASEVTRVAREVGTEGKLGGQATVPGVAGTWKDLTDNVNSMAGNLTSQVRNIAAVTTAVANGDLSKKITVDVKGEILELKDTINTMVDQLNSFASEVTRVAREVGTEGKLGGQANVPGVAGTWKDLTDNVNSMAGNLTNQVRDIAKVVTEVAHGNLRRKVTLDAKGEIAELADTINSMIETLATFADQVTTVARLVGVEGKLGGQANVPGAAGTWKDLTDNVNQLADNLTTQVRAIAEVATAVTKGDLTQSIKVEAQGEVAALKDNINKMIRNLRETTLKNSEQDWLKTNLAKFSRMLQGQKDLLKVGKLILSELAPVVSAHQAVFYTLDHSGPNPKLTLLASYAASARERLQNEFALGEGLIGQCAVEKEKILLTDIPHNYVQISSGLGHAQPTNILVMPVIFEGQVKAVLELASFDRFSPTHEAFLDQLTESIAIVLNTIEADMRTENLLKQSQSLAHELQSRQEELQTTNSELEEKAELLATQKTEVERKNLEVEQARQALEEKAKQLALTSKYKSEFLANMSHELRTPLNSLLILSDQLSKNPQNNLSERQVEFARTIHASGNDLLMLINDILDLCKIESGTVYVDVRDLPLEDMRSYVERTFCHVAESKHLDFVVDLDPDLPVSIQTDSKRLQQVLRNLLSNAFKFTEKGAVSLTVRRQTHGWSPDHEVLNKAEQVLSFSVQDTGIGILPEKQQIIFEAFQQADGSTSRKYGGTGLGLAISREIAGLLGGEIHLTSEPGGGSIFTLYLPVVAPSSNTTAHQADAAVALEATTTLPVKSDTASAASGLTRPNIYIEDDRDAIAPGDRVLLIVENDLGFAEILVEAARHRGFKTVVVSSGAAVLEMTRRIKPTAITLDLNLPDMDGWRVLAHLKDDSEVRHIPVQILSTEEDASRALRAGAFEVLTKPLKGQQPLDEVIQRLRQMAEPRLKHVLVVGYEQSQREQVVDLLVSEGVRVQAVATWEEALMVRYETPADLVVADTQLPDQTVFKLIRYFQDDETLRLTPIIIYTPGELAKTDEARLAQIGQSMILKDVRSLERLLDDAAMFLHLPLTTLSEQQRNMIAKLHSPETILAGKRVLVVDDDVRNIFAMSSILEPYGMHVDAAENGRAAIEYLQTTSEVDAVLMDIMMPEMDGYDTMAAIRQQSKFRSLPIIALTAKAMKGDRERCIQAGASDYIAKPVDTAQLLAMLRTWLHR, encoded by the coding sequence ATGCCGATCCGAACGATAAACAAGCGCAACGGTCTGAACGGTGCCAGTCGGCTGACGGGCACCCTCCCGAAACCCGCCCCGCGTTTGAAGGCTGGCGGCGCCGCCCGCCGAAAGCAGGCTGAGGGTGAAGGACTCGACAAGCGCGAACTGCTTGAAGCGTTGATCGCGTTGCAGAAGGGAGACTTCACCACGCGTTTGCCGATGGATCTCGCGGGGCTTGATGGCAAAATCGCTGACACGTTCAACGCGGTCGTCGAGACGAATCAGCGGATGACCGGCGAACTGAAACGCCTGAGCGTGACCGTCGGCAAGGAAGGACGCATTTCGCAGCGGGCATCGTTCGGCGAAGTGCAAGGGTCGTGGGCTGACTCGGCCAATTCAGTGAACACGCTGATTACGAACCTCGTCCACCCCACGCGCGAGACCGCCCGCGTGATCGGCGCGGTGGCTCATGGTGACCTGACGCAGACCATGGCTCTGGAGATCGAGGGTCGGCCGCTCGACGGCGAGTTCCTCCGCACCGCCAAGATCGTCAACCGCATGGTCGATCAGCTCAGCTCGTTCACGTCGGAGGTGACGCGCGTGGCTCGCGAGGTGGGCACGGAAGGCAAGCTCGGTGGACAGGCGAACGTGTCGGGTGTCGCGGGCACGTGGAAGGACCTGACCGACAGCGTCAACTCGATGGCGGGCAACCTCACCAGTCAGGTGCGCAACATCGCGGCGGTGACCACGGCGGTGGCCAACGGCGACTTGTCAAAGAAGATCACCGTCGACGTCAAAGGTGAAATGCTCGAGCTGAAGGACACCGTCAACACGATGGTCGACCAGCTCAACTCGTTCGCGTCGGAAGTGACGCGCGTGGCACGCGAGGTGGGCACGGAAGGCAAGCTCGGCGGACAGGCGAGCGTGCCGGGCATCGCGGGCACGTGGAAGGACCTGACCGACAACGTCAACTCGATGGCGGGCAACCTCACCAGCCAGGTGCGCAACATCGCGGCGGTGACCACGGCGGTGGCCAACGGCGACCTTTCGAAGAAGATCACCGTGGACGTGAAAGGCGAGATCGCTGAGCTGAAGAACACGATCAACACGATGGTGGATCAGTTGCGGTCATTCGCGTCGGAAGTGACGCGCGTGGCACGCGAGGTGGGTACGGAAGGCAAGCTCGGCGGACAGGCTCGCGTGCCGGGCGTGGCGGGCACGTGGAAGGACCTGACCGACAACGTCAACTCGATGGCGGGCAACCTCACCAGCCAGGTGCGCAACATCGCGGCGGTGACCACCGCAGTGGCCAACGGCGACCTGTCGAAGAAGATTACCGTGGACGTGAAAGGCGAGATCCTCGAGCTGAAAGACACCATCAACACGATGGTCGACCAGCTCAGCTCTTTCGCATCGGAAGTGACGCGCGTGGCTCGCGAGGTGGGTACGGAAGGCCAACTCGGCGGGCAGGCCGGCGTGCCGGGCGTGGCGGGCACGTGGAAGGACCTGACCGACAGCGTCAACTCGATGGCGGGCAACCTCACCATTCAGTTGCGTGACGTGTCCAAGGTCGCCACCGCCATCGCGACGGGCGACCTGACACAGAAGATCACCGTGGACGCCAGCGGCGAAATTCTTCAGATCAAAAACGTCACGAACACGATGGTCGACCAGCTAAGCTCGTTCGCGTCGGAAGTGACGCGCGTGGCTCGCGAGGTGGGCACGGAAGGCAAGCTCGGCGGGCAGGCAACCGTGCCGGGCGTGGCGGGCACGTGGAAGGACCTGACCGACAACGTCAACTCGATGGCGGGCAACCTCACCAGCCAGGTGCGAAACATCGCAGCGGTGACCACGGCGGTGGCCAACGGCGACCTTTCGAAGAAGATTACCGTGGACGTGAAAGGCGAGATCCTCGAGCTGAAAGACACCATCAACACGATGGTCGACCAGCTCAACTCGTTCGCTTCGGAAGTGACGCGCGTGGCTCGCGAGGTGGGTACGGAAGGCAAGCTCGGCGGACAGGCGAACGTGCCTGGCGTGGCGGGTACGTGGAAGGACCTGACCGACAACGTCAACTCGATGGCGGGCAACCTGACTAACCAGGTGCGCGATATTGCGAAGGTCGTGACGGAAGTGGCGCACGGCAACCTCAGGCGGAAGGTGACGCTCGACGCGAAGGGCGAAATCGCCGAACTGGCGGACACGATCAACAGCATGATCGAAACGCTCGCGACGTTCGCTGATCAGGTTACGACGGTGGCCCGGCTCGTGGGTGTGGAGGGCAAGCTTGGTGGTCAGGCGAACGTGCCTGGCGCTGCGGGCACGTGGAAGGATTTGACCGACAACGTGAACCAGTTGGCGGACAACCTCACGACGCAGGTGCGGGCGATCGCCGAGGTCGCCACTGCGGTGACCAAGGGTGACCTGACGCAGTCGATCAAGGTCGAAGCGCAGGGCGAGGTCGCCGCGCTGAAAGACAACATCAACAAGATGATCCGCAACCTGCGCGAGACCACGCTCAAGAACTCCGAGCAGGACTGGCTGAAGACGAACCTGGCAAAGTTTTCGCGCATGCTTCAGGGGCAGAAAGATCTGCTGAAGGTGGGCAAACTGATTCTGTCCGAGCTGGCGCCGGTGGTGTCGGCTCACCAGGCGGTTTTCTATACGCTGGATCACAGCGGTCCAAATCCGAAGTTGACGCTGTTGGCCAGCTATGCCGCGAGCGCCCGCGAGCGGTTGCAGAATGAATTCGCCCTTGGGGAAGGGCTCATCGGCCAGTGCGCTGTGGAGAAAGAAAAGATTCTGCTGACTGACATTCCGCACAACTACGTGCAGATCAGCTCCGGGCTTGGCCACGCGCAGCCGACGAATATTCTGGTCATGCCCGTCATCTTTGAAGGCCAGGTCAAGGCCGTGCTAGAACTGGCGTCGTTCGATCGCTTCAGTCCGACGCACGAAGCGTTCCTCGACCAGCTGACGGAGAGCATCGCCATTGTGTTGAACACCATCGAAGCCGACATGCGGACCGAAAACCTGCTTAAGCAGTCGCAGTCGCTCGCCCATGAATTGCAGAGTCGGCAGGAGGAACTGCAGACCACCAACAGTGAACTGGAGGAAAAGGCGGAACTGCTCGCGACGCAGAAGACGGAGGTTGAACGCAAGAACCTCGAGGTCGAGCAGGCCCGGCAGGCGCTGGAGGAAAAGGCCAAGCAGCTTGCGTTGACGTCGAAGTACAAGTCTGAGTTCCTCGCAAACATGTCGCACGAGTTGCGCACGCCGTTGAACAGCCTGCTGATTCTTTCCGACCAGTTGTCGAAGAACCCGCAGAACAATCTTTCCGAGCGCCAGGTGGAGTTCGCTCGGACGATTCACGCCTCGGGCAACGATCTGCTGATGTTGATCAACGACATTCTCGACTTGTGCAAGATCGAGTCGGGCACGGTGTACGTCGATGTTCGCGACCTCCCGCTGGAGGACATGCGCAGCTACGTGGAGCGGACCTTCTGCCACGTGGCCGAGTCGAAACACCTGGACTTCGTCGTCGATCTCGATCCAGATCTCCCCGTATCGATCCAGACCGACAGCAAACGCCTCCAGCAGGTTCTTCGCAACCTGCTGTCCAATGCGTTCAAGTTCACGGAGAAGGGGGCGGTGTCGTTGACCGTCCGTCGTCAGACGCATGGCTGGAGCCCGGACCACGAAGTGCTCAACAAGGCGGAGCAGGTGCTTTCGTTCTCGGTACAGGACACGGGAATCGGCATTTTGCCAGAGAAGCAGCAGATCATTTTCGAGGCCTTCCAGCAAGCCGACGGCAGCACGAGCCGAAAGTACGGCGGGACGGGCCTCGGGCTGGCGATCAGCCGGGAGATCGCGGGTCTGCTTGGCGGCGAGATCCATCTGACCAGCGAGCCCGGCGGCGGCAGCATCTTCACGCTGTACCTGCCGGTCGTCGCGCCATCGAGCAATACCACGGCTCATCAGGCGGATGCGGCCGTGGCCCTCGAAGCGACGACGACCTTGCCTGTGAAATCTGACACTGCGTCGGCTGCGTCGGGGCTGACCAGACCAAATATCTATATTGAGGACGACCGGGACGCGATAGCGCCGGGAGATCGTGTTCTGCTGATCGTCGAGAACGACCTCGGGTTCGCGGAGATCCTCGTGGAGGCAGCCCGGCATCGCGGCTTCAAGACCGTCGTTGTCAGTTCAGGCGCGGCAGTGCTGGAGATGACCCGACGGATCAAGCCCACGGCCATTACGCTCGACCTCAATCTGCCGGACATGGACGGGTGGCGGGTGTTGGCCCATCTCAAGGATGACAGCGAGGTTCGGCATATTCCGGTGCAGATTTTGAGCACGGAGGAAGACGCGTCACGCGCGCTGCGGGCTGGCGCTTTCGAGGTCCTGACGAAGCCGCTCAAGGGCCAACAGCCATTGGACGAGGTGATTCAGCGGCTGCGGCAAATGGCAGAGCCACGGCTGAAGCACGTGCTGGTGGTTGGCTATGAGCAGTCGCAGCGTGAGCAGGTCGTCGACCTGCTTGTCAGCGAGGGCGTGCGGGTGCAGGCGGTGGCGACGTGGGAAGAGGCGCTGATGGTGCGATACGAAACGCCGGCGGACCTTGTCGTCGCTGACACCCAACTGCCGGATCAGACCGTATTCAAACTCATCCGCTACTTCCAGGATGACGAGACGTTGCGTTTGACGCCGATTATCATCTACACACCGGGCGAATTGGCCAAGACTGACGAGGCTCGACTCGCCCAGATCGGGCAGAGCATGATCCTTAAAGACGTCCGCTCGCTCGAGCGTCTGCTCGACGACGCGGCGATGTTCCTGCACCTGCCTCTTACGACACTGAGCGAGCAGCAGCGCAACATGATCGCAAAGCTGCACAGCCCCGAGACGATCTTGGCGGGCAAGCGGGTGCTGGTGGTTGACGACGATGTGCGCAACATTTTTGCGATGAGCAGCATTCTCGAACCCTACGGCATGCATGTCGATGCCGCGGAAAACGGGCGGGCGGCCATCGAATATCTTCAGACGACGTCCGAGGTGGACGCCGTGCTGATGGACATCATGATGCCGGAGATGGACGGCTATGACACGATGGCCGCCATTCGTCAGCAGTCGAAATTCCGCTCACTTCCGATTATCGCGCTGACGGCCAAAGCGATGAAAGGCGACCGCGAACGGTGCATTCAGGCTGGCGCTTCGGACTATATCGCCAAGCCGGTGGACACCGCTCAACTGCTGGCCATGTTGCGCACCTGGCTGCACCGCTGA
- a CDS encoding response regulator codes for MTMNPDGTINILLVDDRPGALIALESALADLNQTLVKATSGREALKHVLKTNFAVILLDVHMPGIDGFETARLIRQRKSSRDTPIIFITGHTDELHIAKGYSLGAVDYILAPVRPDVLRAKVGVFVDLFQKTAQVTQQANRLRRRAGQLQELAAASIAINAAQSADRMLQTITDAARDVVGANQSITLFLGEQELGRNSPLAVSSFSEKYADWQGRRLDLAPVAQTLVARSGAATRMTEAQLHQHPDWEIVSKLDMPPMCGGMLAAPFTGHDGRNLGVIYLADAYEGQFTSEDEAILIQLAQIASTAIENILYAEAREANRLKDEFLATLSHELRTPLNAMLGWTRLLREPPTEPEMLDHGLQVIERNVNAQARLIEDLLDISRITSGKLRLEMQPMSLKSVVEAAIDAVKPAADARQIKVHDALPDDAMQMTGDANRLQQVMWNLLSNAIKFTPEAGSVYVEMEVKEGVGHIRIRDTGEGISPELLPHVFERFRQADSTSTRSHGGLGVGLAIVRHIVQMHDGSVEAESAGPNQGATFTVQLPLCYADAEVAEDDAEDKIVDQTLEGVRVLIVDDDCDARELLGQVIRRYHGTAKLVNSAHEALDLFEQWMPDILLSDIAMPDCDGYTLIRRIRASDAPQLRMLPAIALTAHAGERDRTRSLSAGFQVHMAKPVEPVELVAGIVRLLRLDRSATMNSVSVPLE; via the coding sequence ATGACGATGAATCCGGACGGTACGATCAATATTCTGCTGGTGGACGATCGCCCGGGCGCGTTGATCGCGCTCGAGAGTGCGCTGGCGGATTTGAATCAGACACTGGTCAAGGCGACCTCCGGCCGAGAGGCGCTGAAGCATGTGCTTAAAACCAATTTCGCGGTCATCCTGCTCGATGTGCATATGCCCGGCATCGACGGGTTCGAGACGGCCAGGCTGATTCGACAGCGCAAAAGCTCCCGCGACACGCCGATCATTTTCATCACCGGGCACACTGATGAACTGCATATCGCCAAGGGTTACTCGCTTGGCGCGGTGGACTACATTCTCGCACCCGTGCGGCCTGACGTTTTGCGGGCCAAGGTCGGCGTGTTCGTCGACCTTTTCCAGAAGACGGCGCAGGTCACGCAGCAGGCCAATCGGCTCCGCCGACGCGCGGGACAGTTGCAGGAACTTGCCGCAGCCTCCATTGCCATCAACGCCGCCCAGTCCGCGGATCGAATGCTTCAGACCATCACCGACGCCGCCCGCGACGTGGTTGGTGCCAATCAATCCATCACGCTGTTTCTCGGCGAGCAGGAACTCGGTCGAAACTCGCCGTTGGCGGTTTCGTCGTTTTCAGAGAAATATGCTGACTGGCAAGGCAGGCGGCTGGACCTGGCTCCGGTTGCGCAGACGCTCGTCGCTCGCAGCGGCGCGGCAACACGGATGACCGAAGCGCAGTTGCATCAGCACCCGGACTGGGAGATTGTCTCGAAGCTGGACATGCCCCCGATGTGCGGCGGCATGCTCGCTGCGCCGTTCACGGGTCACGACGGCCGAAACCTCGGCGTCATCTATCTCGCAGACGCGTACGAGGGGCAGTTCACCAGCGAAGATGAAGCCATCCTCATCCAATTGGCGCAAATCGCTTCCACTGCCATCGAAAACATCCTTTACGCCGAGGCCCGCGAAGCGAACCGGTTGAAGGACGAGTTCCTGGCAACGCTGTCGCACGAGTTACGCACGCCGTTAAACGCGATGCTGGGCTGGACGCGTCTGTTGCGTGAGCCGCCGACTGAGCCGGAGATGCTCGACCATGGTTTGCAGGTCATCGAGCGAAACGTCAACGCGCAGGCACGCCTTATCGAAGACCTGCTTGACATCTCGCGCATCACCAGTGGCAAACTGCGGCTGGAGATGCAGCCGATGTCGCTCAAGAGCGTGGTGGAAGCGGCCATCGACGCGGTCAAGCCCGCAGCCGACGCCCGTCAAATCAAAGTGCACGACGCCTTGCCGGATGACGCGATGCAGATGACCGGCGATGCGAACCGACTGCAGCAGGTGATGTGGAACCTGCTGAGCAACGCGATCAAGTTCACACCGGAGGCCGGTTCTGTTTACGTGGAGATGGAAGTAAAAGAGGGGGTTGGGCATATCCGGATTCGCGATACGGGCGAAGGTATTTCGCCAGAGTTGCTTCCGCATGTCTTCGAGCGGTTCCGACAGGCCGACAGCACCAGTACACGATCGCATGGCGGGCTGGGCGTGGGGCTGGCGATCGTTCGTCATATCGTGCAGATGCACGATGGGTCGGTGGAAGCGGAAAGCGCCGGGCCCAACCAAGGCGCCACGTTTACCGTGCAGTTGCCGTTGTGTTATGCCGACGCCGAGGTCGCTGAAGATGATGCGGAGGACAAGATTGTTGACCAGACGCTGGAGGGCGTGCGCGTTCTCATTGTGGACGACGATTGTGACGCGCGAGAACTGCTTGGCCAAGTCATCCGTCGTTATCACGGCACGGCGAAGCTCGTCAACTCCGCCCACGAAGCGCTGGACCTGTTCGAGCAGTGGATGCCGGACATTCTGCTAAGTGATATCGCCATGCCCGACTGCGATGGCTACACGCTGATCCGTCGGATTCGAGCATCAGACGCGCCGCAACTGCGCATGCTTCCCGCGATTGCACTGACAGCGCACGCGGGCGAGCGTGATCGAACCCGCAGCCTTTCGGCGGGTTTTCAGGTGCATATGGCCAAACCCGTTGAGCCGGTCGAACTGGTGGCGGGCATCGTCCGCCTACTTCGCCTGGACCGATCGGCGACCATGAACTCTGTTTCTGTTCCACTGGAGTAA
- a CDS encoding sigma-70 family RNA polymerase sigma factor yields MNTTERNSSDNEQMSDEVIDVGLMQGVVDRDEAALEQLFNRYRDAVYGMCLRILKNPSDAEETLVDVFMELWNRSERFDLERGKVSTYLLMLARSRAIDHLRSRASRRRLISHNGSEYLEQSGDLQNDPAEALSLAERRKMAHRALATLVPAQREAVHYAFFEGLSHREIAERLDLPLGTVKTRIRLGLIRFRDMLTNASREGTQHSADASSALRSSSDVESSRNDTPEKITSKQMVRVLLADDNDIFREGLAALLRNQPGIQVVGQARDGHAAVQLADVFQPDLVLMDIIMPGINGIEATRQILGKQSSMRVVGLSTHDQDEITNAMRAAGAEAYMNKDDPTEDLIATIHRPATRN; encoded by the coding sequence ATGAATACGACGGAACGCAATAGCAGTGACAATGAACAAATGTCGGACGAAGTTATCGACGTCGGCTTGATGCAAGGCGTCGTTGATCGGGACGAAGCGGCGTTGGAACAACTGTTCAATCGCTACCGCGATGCGGTATATGGCATGTGCCTCCGGATTCTGAAAAATCCGAGCGACGCAGAGGAAACGCTGGTCGATGTGTTCATGGAACTATGGAATCGTTCGGAACGCTTTGATCTCGAACGTGGGAAGGTGTCGACCTATCTGTTGATGCTGGCCCGCAGTCGCGCGATTGACCACCTGCGTAGCCGGGCCTCGCGCCGTCGGCTTATCTCGCACAACGGGTCGGAATACCTTGAGCAAAGCGGTGATCTTCAGAATGATCCTGCCGAGGCCTTATCGCTGGCCGAACGACGGAAAATGGCGCATCGGGCGCTCGCGACGCTCGTGCCCGCTCAACGGGAAGCGGTGCATTATGCTTTTTTTGAGGGGCTGAGTCACCGCGAGATCGCCGAGCGACTCGATCTGCCGCTGGGCACGGTCAAAACGCGCATTCGTCTCGGCCTTATCCGTTTTCGCGACATGTTGACCAATGCATCTCGCGAAGGCACGCAACATTCTGCCGACGCGTCATCGGCCTTGCGTTCCAGCTCGGATGTTGAATCATCACGTAACGACACCCCGGAAAAAATCACGAGCAAACAAATGGTTCGCGTGCTGCTCGCAGATGACAACGACATTTTCCGTGAAGGCCTGGCCGCTCTGCTCAGAAATCAGCCAGGCATTCAGGTCGTGGGGCAAGCTCGTGACGGTCACGCCGCGGTCCAACTCGCCGACGTATTTCAGCCGGACCTCGTTTTGATGGACATCATCATGCCGGGCATCAATGGCATTGAGGCGACTCGGCAGATCCTCGGCAAGCAATCGTCGATGCGTGTTGTGGGTCTGTCAACGCACGATCAGGACGAGATCACTAATGCGATGCGAGCGGCCGGTGCCGAGGCCTACATGAACAAGGATGATCCGACAGAGGATCTGATCGCCACGATCCATCGGCCCGCCACCCGCAATTGA
- a CDS encoding response regulator, protein MLIVDDHPVVRHGLSHLIDATPGLTVCGKVSNLADALDAIRNLRPAIAVVDINLGEGGNGLEVIKQAVAENVSTKMLVSSMHDDLIYADRALQAGAMGYVNKDEGTDQLIEAIRQILSGRIYLSGPMTDRMLQRTRRHGGKIGDSPTGILSDREREVFALIGKGQTTKQIAEQLHLSPKTIESHREHIMTKLDLEHSNQLIRHAVQWVLEYD, encoded by the coding sequence GTGCTGATCGTCGACGACCATCCGGTTGTGCGTCACGGCCTCAGCCACCTGATTGACGCCACGCCCGGCCTGACCGTTTGTGGCAAAGTGTCCAACCTTGCCGATGCCCTTGACGCGATTCGCAATTTACGCCCGGCTATCGCCGTGGTCGACATCAACCTTGGCGAAGGCGGCAACGGCCTGGAGGTGATCAAACAGGCCGTCGCTGAAAACGTCAGTACAAAAATGCTCGTTTCGTCCATGCATGACGACCTGATCTATGCCGACCGAGCCTTGCAGGCCGGAGCGATGGGCTACGTCAACAAGGACGAGGGGACGGATCAGTTGATCGAAGCGATCCGCCAGATCCTCAGCGGCCGCATCTACCTTTCCGGCCCCATGACCGACCGCATGCTGCAACGCACGCGACGGCATGGTGGCAAAATCGGCGATTCGCCCACCGGCATTCTCTCCGACCGGGAACGCGAAGTGTTCGCGTTGATCGGCAAGGGGCAGACCACCAAACAGATCGCAGAACAACTGCACCTCAGCCCCAAGACCATCGAATCGCACCGCGAACACATCATGACAAAGCTGGATCTGGAACACAGCAACCAATTGATCCGCCACGCCGTGCAGTGGGTGCTGGAGTACGACTGA